CGGGACGGTCATTGTCGTCATCTTGCTCGTCTTTATTTTTCTGGTGGTCGTGCTGCACCAGCGCCGCATGATCAACCACCAGGTAGAGCTGCGCACCTTGCACACGGCCCGGCAGCAGGAGCTGTTCAAAGCCGTGTTCGAGGCCCAGGAAAGTGAGCGGCAGCGCCTGGCCGCCGACCTGCACGACAGCGTAGGGCAGGTGCTGTCGGTGATTAAGCTCAATCTGCACCGGCTCCAGAAAATGGAGGCCCAGGCCGCCGACCCATCGGCGCCGGCGCAAGCCCTGCTCACCGAAACCAGCGGCCTGGCCGAGGACTGCCTAATTGAAATCCGCCATATTATCCGCAATATTCTGCCGCCCCTGCTCACCAATTTTGGGCTGGTGGAGGCCTTGCAGCACCTGGCCGGCAAGGTCGAAAAAGCCACCGGTATTCAGGTTGTCTTTCACGCTTCTGCACACGTAGGCCGCTACAGCCAGGAAATCGAGGTTACGCTGTACCGGGTGGCGCAGGAGCTGTTCAACAACGCCATCAAACACGCCCAGGCTACCACTATCCGGTTTTCGGTGGAGCAGGAGCCGGCCTGGCTGCTGCTTACTTTCGCCGACGATGGCGTGGGGTTTCGGCCCGACCACGTAACGCCGGGCCTGGGCCTGAAAAACCTGGAAAGCCGCGTGGCCTTGCTGCGCGGTGAACTGCAAACCGGGCCGGGGCCCACGGGCGGTACGCTCACCCAGATTCGGGTGCCGCTGGCCGGGCCCACCCACTCGTCCTAGCCGCCGCACTTTCACTCACCCCTATGGCACACATTCGCCTGGCTATTGCCGACGACCACAAGATTTTTCGGGAGGGCCTGAAGGCGCTGTTGGAAGACTATCCGCAGGTACAGGTGCTAGTAGAAGCCGCCTCGGGCAGCCACCTGCTGGAACTGCTAGCCCAGCACCCCGTGGATGTGGTGCTGATGGACATCAACATGCCCGAGCTGGATGGGTTGCAAGCCACGGCCCTGGTGCTTGAGCGGTACCCGCACACCAAGGTGCTGGCCCTATCCATGTACGACGAGGACAAGTACATTGTGGACATGATGAAGGCCGGGGCCCGTGGCTACCTGCTGAAAAGCGCCGAACCCGACGAAATCATGGCCGCCATTGCGGCCGTGCACGACAAAGGCTTCCACTTCAACGAGTCGTTGTCGGCTACGCTGGTGAAGCAGCTGCTGGGCCAGAGCCCCGTGGAGCTGAAAAGTGAGGCCACGCTCAACCAGCGCGAAACCGAAGTGCTCCAGCTGCTCTGCCAGGAATATTCCAACGTCGAAATTGCCGACAAGCTCTTTCTGAGTGTGCGCACCGTGGAAGGCTACCGCACCCGTTTGTTTGAGAAAATCGGGGCCAAAAACATTGTCGGCCTGGTTATCTACGCCGTCAAGAAGGGCGTTATTCAAGTGTAAACTGAACGTGTCATTCCTCGCGCCGCTCGGAATGACACGTTCACTCTACAGGTTCTTCAGCACGAAGTCCGTCATCTGGCGGTAGAGGTGCAGGCGGGTGTTGCCGCCGTAGATGCCGTGGTTGCGGTTGGGGTAGTAGAGGGTCTGAAAGTCTTTGTTGGCTTTCACCAGCGCCTCCACAAAGGCCACGGAGTTCTGGAAGTGCACGTTGTCGTCGCCGGTGCCGTGCACCAGCAGGAGCTTGCCGCGCAGCTTGTCGGCGTGCTGCACGGGGGAATTGTCGTCGTAGCCGGCGGAGTTTTCTTGGGGCGTTTTCAGGAACCGTTCGGTGTACACCGTGTCGTAGTAGCGCCAGTTGGTAACGGGCGCCACCGAAATACCCATCTTAAACAGGTCGGC
This region of Hymenobacter sp. YIM 151500-1 genomic DNA includes:
- a CDS encoding response regulator transcription factor, which translates into the protein MAHIRLAIADDHKIFREGLKALLEDYPQVQVLVEAASGSHLLELLAQHPVDVVLMDINMPELDGLQATALVLERYPHTKVLALSMYDEDKYIVDMMKAGARGYLLKSAEPDEIMAAIAAVHDKGFHFNESLSATLVKQLLGQSPVELKSEATLNQRETEVLQLLCQEYSNVEIADKLFLSVRTVEGYRTRLFEKIGAKNIVGLVIYAVKKGVIQV
- a CDS encoding sensor histidine kinase, which codes for MQTTAPDVIPVLLIGTVIVVILLVFIFLVVVLHQRRMINHQVELRTLHTARQQELFKAVFEAQESERQRLAADLHDSVGQVLSVIKLNLHRLQKMEAQAADPSAPAQALLTETSGLAEDCLIEIRHIIRNILPPLLTNFGLVEALQHLAGKVEKATGIQVVFHASAHVGRYSQEIEVTLYRVAQELFNNAIKHAQATTIRFSVEQEPAWLLLTFADDGVGFRPDHVTPGLGLKNLESRVALLRGELQTGPGPTGGTLTQIRVPLAGPTHSS